A genomic stretch from Helianthus annuus cultivar XRQ/B chromosome 1, HanXRQr2.0-SUNRISE, whole genome shotgun sequence includes:
- the LOC110893768 gene encoding uncharacterized protein LOC110893768, producing the protein MENVDRITLLNDIDVLTTNYTIKVKIVSLWRKKMRDNERETYRIDMILMDEKGSKIQASCMHKLFSKFERHLNVDECLIIKRPSLAANTASFKIVPNNQKLTFYYHTFVEKCNVWDGPQYVFNFVEFNDVLSMKIKEGTTVDFIGYVGVCYNIEDTNKKDGSKGKRLTLKLQDLEDVQIDLTLWDDHAKDMYSYMISEKREAHVVVVVHFGAVKSYKGKWGLSNNFDGSRVFINDNFDDMLLFKQKFLAKLSASSESSSHAGSYMMCSVEDEFLKNDVFSPLAYLPSILEPKKVVVVGTIVAIVSDKMWYYDGCNYCKSKVEKKFETYDKDDGTSDVRDTQLYQCSNKDCNGKEVFPMSRFKIPVRVQDSTGTVTLTLFDHEAMKFVRKTAKELIQIQDELLQTNDFPREYPVEFEELLNQKCAFVIKVTDFNIANGVENYGISVVTTDDDILDKLNKKFKIDQIDAYETFGMSQSEFQTSGAEGLKDADSYTGDNTTPISKDYAVDLKQSSSDMKRNLDDVYLNEVGLASSAILSIVLKMHNRFEQLKSYYSERPHIDLENKSEQAKCRRSLRKLYIDNKRSNAAAFPEYVVRALEAKHRRKLRKLYLDRKRSNVTKKLISRGGTSTLSSSTPIRLNNKENFTPNISNITFPTESSTAFGTSNHLNSSFNVRSSVITQSTFKKKGNVLHDQFSTPIRTPLANLSNTMPDNIASSSTLPLNDCFSLHPRISNKRNTTFLSSELSSIKKMSSGKRRLIHKPIEIQPIPMAALDSDDENHVNEVVLDATKSVSKDYVDHGDQTLTCGLCFANLWPTEGGKGRITLQKQTYSLCCGYGKVDLPEYKDSDPSYQMLFRGLDQESKYFLKNIRRYNSMFSFTSMGGKVDTKINKGNAPFVYRISGQNAHSMGSLLPKHGAQPKFSQLYIYDTENELTNRELLFSDSSSKASIRAKELDVKFIKYITNMLDSTNMLVKTYRMVRDHLHDNPNVTLKLRIISQRDRDGRTYNLPTCSEVAALIVDEPDLQIESRDIIVEMRSGELKRISELHPSYLALQYPILFPYGDDGYRINIPHREFGPNSKKTRPTCTMREFFAYRIQDRHNKFSLILNARRLFQQFLVDAYTMIESERLNYIRFQQIKLRSDSLNSLKNVQDVVQSDLSHTGQPVILPSSFTGGSRYMMQNYLDAMALCRKYGYPDFFITITCNPKWPEIVRFLVVYTVEFQKRGLPHAHICLFMKADHKLPTVEHIDPFISAEIPDKNEDPELYSLVSDFMIHGPCGYANMKCPCMVGNRCSKNFPKRFLDSTSIDSDGFPVYRRRDSGHTVVKKGVTLDNRSVVPYNKNLLKRYQAHINVEWCNQAGSIKYLFKYINKGPDRATVAVFDSDRGPDEEIPKDEIKEYYEARYVSACEASWRIFGNDVHYRYPSVMRLPFHLPGQQNVVFSCDDDIEDVLNKPPVNSSIFLEWMKMNNSKPEARQLTYVEFPTKYVWKLKDRCWQQRQNYVVIGRIYSASPSLGEAYYLRILLTKVKGPRSFEEIRTYDGVVYPTFRDACYARGLLDDDNEYIECIKESSFTGNGHYLRSLFATLLLSNTLSRPEVVWEKTWELLSEDILYNMRKDSGMSDFVVSEERLKNITLSKIEKFLLRNGSSLHRFSPMPYPDDDYLMSESNRLINEELSFDIDEVTAEFNNLHSCLNGDQRAVYNEIMDAVRIGKGGVFFVYGYGGTGKTFLWKTLGASIRCNGQIVINVASSGIASLLLSRGRTAHSRFHIPINLNEDSVCHIKPNTEIANLLYEAKLIIWDEAPMIHKHAFEALDRTLKDVLSVFDSQNSELPFGGKTIVFGGDFRQILPVVQNGSRQDIVNASLCSSHIWSTCKVLKLTINMRLSVGSSSSNVMEINEFGKWLLDIGEGNVGDSIDGDGTIEIPAHLLITDENDPIQGLIDFVYPSVLHRYKERDYFSERAILAPKNEVVHDINDRLLDLFPGEEVEYLSSDSLCPTEQINDPLHQDLYNPDVLNSVKVSGLPNHRLVLKLGVPVMLLRNIDQQNGLCNGTRLQITRLGKRVIEAEILSGSNVGSRTFIPRISMIPSDKKIPFKFQRRQFPITVCFAMTINKSQGQSLSRVGIYLRDPVFSHGQLYVALSRVKTKDGVKVLIFDKNGRPTNKTANVVYKEIFGKL; encoded by the exons ATGGAAAACGTTGATCGGATCACATTGCTAAACGATATTGATGTTCTTACCACAAACTACACTATCAAGGTTAAAATTGTTAGTTTGTGGAGGAAGAAAATGAGGGATAATGAAAGGGAGACATATCGGATAGATATGATACTGATGGATGAAAAG GGTAGCAAAATTCAAGCTTCTTGCATGCACaagctattttcaaaatttgagaGGCATCTTAATGTTGATGAATGCCTTATCATTAAACGGCCATCTCTTGCTGCTAACACAGCATCTTTCAAGATTGTTCCTAACAACCAGAAGCTaactttttattatcataccttTGTCGAAAAGTGCAATGTATGGGACGGTCCGCAATACGTTTTCAATTTTGTTGAGTTTAATGATGTTCTTTCAATGAAAATAAAAGAGGGTACGACAGTAG ATTTCATTGGCTATGTTGGTGTTTGTTATAACATTGAGGATACTAACAAGAAGGATGGTAGCAAAGGGAAACGTCTTACTCTTAAGCTTCAAGATCTTGA AGATGTTCAGATTGATTTAACTCTTTGGGACGATCACGCTAAGGACATGTATTCTTACATGATTAGCGAAAAGCGTGAAGCACATGTTGTCGTTGTTGTCCATTTCGGTGCAGTTAAATCATACAAAG GCAAATGGGGATTATCCAATAACTTTGATGGTTCAAGAGTTTTCATTAACGACAACTTTGATGACATGCTATTGTTCAAGCAAAA GTTTCTTGCTAAACTTTCTGCTTCAAGTGAGTCAAGTAGCCATGCTGGGTCATATATGATGTGTTCTGTCGAAGATGAATTTTTAAAGAATGATGTTTTTTCACCACTTGCTTACCTTCCATCAATCTTAGAG CCAAAGaaagttgttgttgttggaaCTATTGTGGCAATCGTTTCTGATAAGATGTGGTATTATGATGGTTGTAACTATTGCAAGTCAAAAGTTGAGAAAAAGTTTGAAACCTATGATAAAGATGATGGAACAAGTGATGTTAGAGATACGCAGTTGTATCAATGTTCTAACAAGGATTGTAATGGAAAAGAGGTTTTCCCGATGTCCAG gttcaaaatacCGGTTCGCGTTCAAGATTCAACTGGAACTGTGACGCTTACATTATTTGACCATGAGGCGATGAAGTTTGTTCGGAAAACTGCAAAGGAGCTTATTCAAATTCAGGACGAG ttaTTGCAAACTAATGATTTCCCAAGAGAATATCCCGTTGAATTTGAAGAGTTGCTTAATCAAAAGTGTGCTTTTGTGATTAAAGTAACTGACTTTAATATTGCAAATGGTGTCGAGAATTATGGAATATCAGTTGTTACAACTGATGATGACATCTTGGATAAGCTcaacaaaaaatttaaaatagatCAA ATTGATGCTTATGAAACTTTTGGTATGAGTCAGTCTGAGTTCCAAACTTCTGGTGCTGAAGGTTTGAag GATGCCGATTCTTACACTGGGGATAACACCACACCTATTTCAAAGGATTATGCGGTTGACTTGAAACAATCATCCTCTGACATGAAGCGTAACCTTGATGATGTTTATTTGAATGAAGTTGGATTGGCATCCTCAGCAA TTCTTTCTATTGTTTTAAAAATGCATAATAGGTTTGAACAACTTAAGTCGTATTATTCAGAACGTCCACATATTGACCTTGAAAATAAAT CTGAGCAAGCTAAATGTAGGCGTTCGTTAAGAAAGCTATATATTGATAATAAGAGATCAAATGCAGCTGCTTTTCCGGAATATGTTGTCAGAG cTTTAGAGGCTAAACACAGGCGCAAGTTAAGAAAATTATACCTTGATCGTAAGAGATCAAATGTTACAAAGAAATTAATTTCTAGAGGTGGTACTTCAACATTGTCATCATCAACACCAATCCGGTTAAATAACAAAGAGAATTTTACTCCCAATATTTCAAACATCACCTTTCCTACCGAATCTTCAACTGCTTTTGGGACAA GTAATCATTTAAATTCGTCCTTTAATGTAAGATCATCCGTTATTACACAATCAactttcaagaagaaaggaaaTGTACTACACGATCAGTTTTCAACACCCATCCGTACACCACTTGCAAACCTATCAAACACAATGCCAG ACAATATTGCAAGCTCATCAACGTTACCATTGAATGATTGCTTTTCTCTTCATCCTAGAATATCCAATAAACGTAACACAACATTTTTGTCATCTGAATTAAGCTCGATAAAAAAGATGTCTTCTGGAAAGCGTAGACTTATTCATAAACCAATTGAAATACAACCCATACCAATGGCTGCTCTTGACTCTGATGATGAAAATCACGTTAACGAGGTTGTGTTAGACGCCACAAAAAGCGTTTCTAAAG ATTACGTTGACCATGGTGACCAAACTCTTACGTGTGGTTTATGCTTTGCAAACTTATGGCCAACCGAAGGTGGAAAGGGTCGCATTACACTTCAAAAGCAAACATATAGCTTATGTTGTGGATATGGTAAAGTTGATTTGCCTGAATATAAAGATTCTGATCCATCTTATCAGATGCTTTTTCGCGGTTTAGATCAGGAAAGCAAATATTTCTTAAAGAACATAAGACGTTACAATTCTATGTTTTCCTTTACTTCGATGGGAGGAAAAGTTGATACTAAAATAAACAAAGGTAATGCTCCATTTGTTTATAGAATCAGTGGCCAGAATGCACATAGTATGGGTAGTCTTCTTCCTAAGCATGGAGCCCAGCCAAAATTTTCACAGCTTTATATCTATGATACTGAGAATGAGCTTACTAATAGGGAGTTGTTATTTAG TGATTCTTCAAGCAAAGCTTCGATTAGGGCAAAGGAACTTGATGTGAAGTTTATAAAGTATATTACGAACATGTTAGATTCTACGAATATGTTGGTTAAAACTTACAGGATGGTACGAGACCATCTCCATGACAATCCTAATGTTACTCTTAAACTTCGTATAATCTCACAGAGGGATAGAGACGGTAGGACTTACAATTTACCTACGTGTTCTGAAGTTGCTGCTTTGATAGTTGATGAACCTGATCTCCAGATTGAAAGCCGTGATATTATTGTTGAAATGCGTTCTGGAGAACTAAAGCGTATTAGCGAGTTACATCCTTCTTATCTTGCTCTACAGTATCCAATTCTTTTTCCGTATGGAGACGATGGATATAGGATTAACATTCCTCATAGAGAATTTGGTCCTAATTCAAAGAAGACAAGACCAACTTGTACTATGAGGGAGTTCTTTGCGTATAGAATTCAGGATAGGCATAACAAGTTTTCTCTAATTCTTAATGCAAGAAGGTTGTTTCAGCAGTTTTTAGTCGATGCCTACACAATGATTGAGAGTGAGAGGCTAAACTACATACGTTTTCAGCAAATCAAACTTCGATCTGATTCGCTAAACAGTCTTAAAAATGTTCAAGACGTTGTTCAGAGTGATTTGAGTCATACGGGACAACCTGTTATATTACCTTCATCTTTTACGGGTGGTTCTCGATACATGATGCAAAATTACTTAGATGCTATGGCGTTATGTCGGAAGTATGGTTATCCTGATTTCTTTATCACAATCACATGTAATCCGAAATGGCCTGAGATTGTAAGATTTCTAG tTGTTTATACCGTTGAGTTTCAAAAACGTGGTTTGCCACATGCGCATATTTGCTTATTTATGAAAGCTGATCATAAGCTTCCTACGGTTGAACACATCGATCCCTTTATATCAGCTGAAATTCCTGATAAGAATGAGGATCCTGAATTGTATTCTCTTGTGAGTGACTTTATGATTCATGGTCCTTGTGGATATGCGAACATGAAATGTCCATGCATGGTTGGCAACCGTTGTTCAAAGAATTTTCCGAAGAGGTTTTTGGATTCCACTTCCATTGATTCTGATGGTTTTCCAGTTTATAGGAGAAGAGATTCTGGTCACACAGTTGTCAAGAAGGGCGTTACTTTAGACAATAGGAGTGTAGTTCCGTACAACAAAAACCTACTCAAAAGATATCAGGCACATATTAACGTGGAATGGTGCAATCAGGCTGGCTCAATAAAGTATTTGTTTAAATACATTAATAAAGGACCTGATCGAGCCACTGTTGCTGTTTTTGATTCAGACAGAGGCCCCGATGAGGAAATTCCAAAAGATGAAATTAAAGAGTACTACGAAGCTAGATATGTTTCCGCATGTGAAGCCAGCTGGAGAATATTTGGCAATGATGTTCATTATCGGTATCCATCTGTTATGAGGTTACCATTTCATCTTCCAGGACAACAAAATGTTGTTTTTAGTTGTGACGATGATATTGAGGATGTCCTAAACAAACCTCCAGTAAATTCCTCTATTTTCTTGGAATGGATGAAGATGAACAATTCTAAGCCTGAAGCaagacaacttacttatgttgaGTTTCCCACAAAATATGTGTGGAAGTTAAAAGATCGTTGCTGGCAGCAACGCCAAAATTATGTTGTTATTGGAAGAATTTATTCTGCGTCTCCATCTCTTGGTGAGGCTTATTACCTACGAATTCTTCTTACTAAGGTTAAAGGCCCACGATCATTTGAAGAAATAAGAACATATGATGGTGTTGTTTATCCTACATTTCGGGATGCGTGTTATGCACGTGGCCTGTTAGATGATGACAATGAATATATCGAGTGTATTAAAGAATCCAGTTTCACAGGAAACGGTCATTATCTTCGTTCTTTGTTTGCAACACTTCTATTGTCTAATACGCTATCTAGACCTGAAGTTGTTTGGGAGAAAACGTGGGAGCTATTGTCCGAGGACATTTTATACAATATGCGGAAGGATTCTGGCATGAGCG atttcgttgtttctgaggaaCGTTTAAAGAATATTACGTTGTCGAAAATCGAAAAATTCCTTCTTCGTAATGGATCCAGCTTGCACAGGTTTTCACCAATGCCTTATCCTGATGATGACTATCTGATGTCGGAGAGCAACCGTTTGATAAATGAGGAGCTTTCTTTTGACATTGATGAAGTTACGGCTGAGTTCAATAATCTTCACAGCTGTCTAAACGGCGATCAAAGAGCCGTGTATAATGAAATTATGGATGCTGTTCGGATTGGTAAGGGTGGTGTGTTTTTTGTGTACGGTTATGGTGGTACGGGCAAGACTTTTCTGTGGAAAACTTTAGGTGCTTCTATTAGATGCAATGGACAGATTGTTATTAATGTTGCTTCAAGTGGTATTGCATCTTTGTTGTTATCACGCGGTCGTACCGCTCACTCGCGATTTCATATTCCAATTAATCTCAATGAAGATTCGGTATGCCATATAAAGCCTAATACTGAAATCGCGAATCTTTTATATGAAGCAAAGTTGATTATTTGGGACGAGGCACCGATGATACACAAACATGCTTTCGAGGCTCTTGATCGTACATTGAAGGATGTTTTGAGTGTTTTTGATTCACAAAATTCAGAACTTCCATTTGGTGGGAAAACTATTGTATTTGGTGGTGACTTTAGACAAATCCTACCAGTTGTACAAAATGGAAGCAGGCAAGATATCGTAAACGCCTCATTATGTTCATCCCACATCTGGTCCACTTGCAAGGTGTTGAAATTGACAATCAACATGCGTTTGTCGGTTGGATCAAGTAGCTCAAACGTTATGGAGATAAACGAATTTGGTAAATGGCTTCTTGACATCGGCGAAGGTAATGTTGGTGATTCTATCGACGGTGATGGAACGATTGAAATACCTGCTCATCTCTTAATAACTGATGAGAATGATCCAATTCAAGGTTTGATTGACTTTGTATATCCTTCAGTTCTTCATCGTTATAAAGAGCGTGACTACTTTTCTGAGAGAGCTATACTCGCTCCTAAGAATGAAGTTGTTCATGATATAAATGACCGTTTGCTTGATTTGTTTCCCGGTGAAGAAGTAGAGTATCTTAGCTCTGATAGTTTATGTCCGACTGAGCAAATCAACGATCCGTTACATCAAGATTTGTATAATCCAGATGTGTTAAATAGTGTAAAAGTATCAGGGTTACCAAATCATAGATTGGTATTAAAATTGGGTGTTCCGGTTATGCTTTTGAGGAATATTGATCAGCAAAACGGTTTGTGCAATGGTACGCGTCTTCAAATCACACGTCTTGGTAAACGTGTTATTGAAGCAGAGATATTATCAGGAAGTAATGTTGGATCAAGAACTTTCATCCCAAGAATCAGCATGATACCATCTGACAAGAAAATACCGTTCAAATTTCAAAGAAGGCAATTTCCAATAACCGTATGTTTTGCGATGACTATTAACAAAAGTCAAGGACAATCTCTATCTAGAGTTGGTATATACCTCAGAGACCCCGTGTTCTCACATGGTCAGCTTTATGTTGCGTTGTCCAGGGTAAAGACTAAGGATGGCGTTAAGGTTTTAATATTCGACAAAAATGGGAGGCCAACAAATAAAACTGCAAACGTTGTTTACAAAGAAATATTTGGGAAATTGTAG